Proteins co-encoded in one Listeria ivanovii subsp. ivanovii genomic window:
- a CDS encoding DUF2004 domain-containing protein produces the protein MAQQLINTKLLGELTYDIEKGLSIDTTVVLDNKEIAIDFGVFENITLPEDYQNIARLTDQLPVLYQKAKTELLQQFTEGNATIDYYFEFHLEELTEDVLAKFALENLENITKNDLIKGLVLSQVWFAQNNKNELDLTFDFNIIPEYSDELLVVRFDNKGEITDIVHES, from the coding sequence AATACAAAACTATTAGGTGAGTTAACTTATGACATAGAGAAAGGTCTGTCAATCGATACAACGGTTGTGCTGGATAATAAAGAAATAGCCATTGATTTTGGTGTTTTTGAAAATATTACTTTACCGGAAGATTATCAAAATATTGCAAGGTTAACAGATCAGCTTCCAGTGCTTTATCAAAAAGCGAAAACTGAGCTCTTGCAACAATTTACGGAAGGAAACGCGACGATTGATTATTATTTCGAGTTTCATTTAGAGGAATTGACAGAAGATGTACTTGCAAAATTTGCGTTGGAAAATCTCGAGAATATAACAAAAAATGACTTGATTAAAGGTTTAGTGCTTTCGCAAGTTTGGTTTGCTCAGAATAATAAAAATGAATTAGACTTAACTTTTGATTTTAATATAATACCGGAATATAGTGATGAGCTTTTAGTTGTTCGTTTTGATAATAAAGGCGAAATTACTGATATTGTTCATGAAAGCTAA
- a CDS encoding penicillin-binding transpeptidase domain-containing protein: MANLNEKKGGNKKALIIGSIAVVIVLIGIAIYFFIQNQHKDERDALAAAETFTSNIAKEKYDKLGNNVTTASLKKVEVTAKEMEAKYQAVYDGIGAKNIKVKNLKSVYDDKANKFNLTYELEMRTSLGKLAPQKYKTTISKQNDDWKIDWKPALIFPGMVKTDKVRITEDSATRGQIVDRNGTPLATKGQFSEAGIVPAKLGEGDEKTKNIQDISKKLDISTEYINKQLEQKWVQADSFVPLVTLDEDKLPEATGLTYAQKELRTYPLNEATSHLIGYVGEVSAEDIEKNPKLRVGDVIGKSGLERYYDKQLRGKDGGEIKIINDQTKQEDTLQKIDRKDGEEIKLTIDAAVQKKAFDSLGSETGAVTMINPTNGELLALVSTPSYDANQMVLGITADDYAKYNDDKRLPFLARYANRYAPGSTFKTITATIGLDTGITKPDKIREISGLKWQKDSSWGKYFVTRVHDVPKVNMTDALVHSDNIYFAQEGLEIGKDKLTAGLKKFDFDKEYNLPFTMEAAQISNDGLNSDILLADTSYGQGELLMSPIQQAIAYSAIANNGKMPYPKLDSKEATGKLSQATEAASANQVKAALIKTVSDPAGTAHGLQIQGHNIAAKTGTAELKEKQGEDGLENGFVYAFDADNPNYLMVGMIENVKGRGGSGLVIDKLKPVIESMYK, encoded by the coding sequence ATGGCCAATTTAAATGAAAAAAAAGGTGGCAACAAAAAAGCGCTTATTATCGGGAGTATCGCTGTTGTCATTGTTTTAATAGGTATTGCCATTTACTTTTTCATACAAAATCAACATAAGGACGAAAGAGACGCATTAGCAGCAGCAGAAACTTTTACCTCAAATATCGCTAAAGAAAAGTACGATAAGCTAGGAAATAACGTCACTACTGCTTCACTGAAAAAAGTCGAAGTTACCGCCAAAGAGATGGAAGCAAAATATCAAGCTGTATATGATGGAATTGGTGCCAAAAATATTAAAGTGAAAAATCTTAAATCTGTCTACGATGACAAAGCAAATAAATTCAACCTGACTTATGAACTTGAAATGCGTACTAGCCTAGGAAAACTAGCCCCGCAAAAATATAAAACGACCATCTCTAAACAAAATGACGACTGGAAAATTGATTGGAAGCCAGCGCTTATTTTCCCAGGAATGGTGAAAACCGACAAAGTTCGCATCACAGAAGATAGTGCCACACGTGGTCAAATCGTTGACCGTAATGGCACTCCACTCGCAACAAAAGGACAATTTTCCGAAGCGGGTATAGTTCCTGCTAAGCTTGGTGAAGGCGATGAGAAAACGAAAAACATCCAAGATATCAGTAAAAAACTCGATATTTCCACCGAATATATTAATAAACAACTCGAGCAAAAATGGGTTCAAGCCGATAGTTTCGTCCCACTTGTGACACTAGATGAAGATAAACTTCCTGAAGCAACCGGTTTAACATACGCTCAAAAAGAACTACGAACATATCCACTCAATGAAGCCACCTCCCATTTGATCGGCTATGTTGGTGAAGTTAGTGCTGAAGACATTGAGAAGAATCCGAAGCTCAGAGTCGGTGATGTCATTGGTAAAAGTGGTTTAGAACGCTATTATGATAAACAGCTTCGTGGCAAAGATGGTGGCGAAATCAAAATCATTAATGATCAAACAAAACAAGAAGATACTTTACAAAAAATCGATCGTAAAGATGGTGAGGAAATAAAATTAACGATTGATGCCGCCGTTCAAAAGAAAGCTTTTGATAGCCTTGGCTCAGAAACAGGTGCTGTGACAATGATTAATCCAACAAACGGCGAATTATTAGCTTTAGTAAGTACACCGTCTTATGATGCGAATCAGATGGTGCTAGGAATTACTGCTGACGATTATGCAAAATATAATGATGACAAAAGACTACCTTTCCTAGCTAGATACGCTAATCGTTACGCACCCGGTTCTACTTTTAAGACCATCACAGCAACGATTGGGCTTGATACTGGAATTACCAAACCTGACAAAATTCGTGAAATTTCTGGACTGAAATGGCAAAAAGACTCCTCTTGGGGGAAATATTTCGTCACTCGTGTTCACGATGTTCCGAAAGTTAATATGACAGACGCCCTTGTACATTCTGATAACATTTATTTTGCGCAAGAAGGACTTGAAATCGGCAAAGATAAACTAACAGCCGGCCTCAAGAAATTCGATTTTGACAAAGAGTATAACTTGCCATTCACAATGGAAGCAGCTCAAATTTCCAATGACGGATTAAACTCAGATATCTTACTTGCTGATACATCATACGGACAAGGTGAATTATTAATGTCGCCAATCCAGCAAGCAATCGCATATTCCGCCATCGCTAACAATGGAAAAATGCCTTATCCAAAACTAGATAGCAAAGAAGCTACTGGAAAATTAAGCCAAGCAACCGAAGCAGCCTCAGCCAACCAAGTTAAAGCTGCACTAATCAAAACTGTCTCTGATCCAGCTGGAACTGCACACGGCTTACAAATTCAAGGTCACAATATCGCTGCTAAAACCGGAACTGCTGAACTAAAAGAAAAACAAGGCGAAGATGGTCTTGAAAATGGTTTTGTTTACGCCTTTGATGCCGACAATCCGAATTATCTAATGGTAGGAATGATCGAAAACGTCAAAGGTCGTGGTGGCAGCGGGCTCGTAATCGACAAACTAAAACCTGTTATTGAAAGTATGTATAAATAA
- a CDS encoding LCP family protein has protein sequence MARHAQKKKRRTRKGRVFVTILLALLILVGVVAVIGYFQYQSSLKEAQNASKLKDYTFNGVKSEGDVINVLLIGSDSRGADQGRSDSLMIAHYDNKTKTPKLVSIMRDTYVDIPGHGKNKINAAYSFGGPELVRQTIKENFGVDVEYYVVANFEGFPKIVDTLAPEGIKINAEKDMSKNIEVSIKKGEQVMDGKTLLQYARFRKDAEGDFGRIRRQQQVLEALKEQALDVGDVAKIPDVIGKLQGYTSTNIPTGTLISVGSDFLLGKTKTMEKFAIPVEGKWHNERIEGAGAVLRLDDMAANAKALQDFLK, from the coding sequence ATGGCAAGACATGCGCAGAAAAAAAAGCGTCGTACGCGCAAAGGAAGAGTTTTTGTTACTATTCTATTGGCATTATTAATTTTAGTAGGCGTAGTTGCAGTTATTGGGTATTTTCAGTATCAATCTAGTTTAAAAGAAGCGCAAAATGCTAGCAAATTGAAAGACTATACGTTCAACGGAGTCAAATCAGAGGGCGATGTAATTAATGTATTGCTCATTGGTAGTGATTCTCGTGGGGCCGATCAAGGCAGGTCAGATAGCTTGATGATTGCTCATTACGATAATAAAACAAAAACTCCAAAACTAGTATCTATTATGCGTGATACGTATGTAGATATCCCAGGTCATGGAAAAAATAAAATTAATGCTGCCTATTCTTTTGGTGGTCCAGAACTTGTCCGCCAAACAATTAAAGAAAATTTTGGCGTAGACGTGGAGTACTATGTAGTAGCGAATTTTGAAGGGTTCCCTAAAATTGTTGATACACTTGCACCAGAGGGAATCAAAATTAATGCAGAAAAAGATATGTCTAAAAATATTGAAGTAAGCATTAAAAAAGGCGAACAAGTCATGGATGGCAAAACATTGCTACAATACGCTCGTTTCCGAAAAGACGCTGAAGGAGACTTTGGGCGGATTCGTAGACAACAACAAGTATTAGAAGCACTGAAAGAACAAGCGCTTGATGTTGGGGATGTAGCGAAAATTCCAGACGTAATTGGTAAACTTCAAGGATATACTTCCACGAATATACCAACGGGCACACTAATTTCAGTTGGTTCCGACTTCTTACTTGGTAAAACAAAAACAATGGAAAAATTTGCTATTCCAGTTGAAGGAAAATGGCACAATGAACGTATTGAAGGCGCAGGAGCTGTTCTTCGTTTAGATGATATGGCTGCAAACGCAAAAGCATTACAAGACTTCTTGAAATAA